One Malaclemys terrapin pileata isolate rMalTer1 chromosome 9, rMalTer1.hap1, whole genome shotgun sequence DNA window includes the following coding sequences:
- the MRPL47 gene encoding 39S ribosomal protein L47, mitochondrial → MAAALCRRFFSAVTVSGVLQAPPGAGLSGLTSNLLHKKTTKVEPLYQCKFLHTTLSRRGLEEFFDDPKNWGETVVKSGDEWHAKHLRNKSNEDLHKLWYVLLKEKNMLLTLEQEAKRQSLPMPSPERLEKVEKSMGRIDLVIKEREVALRLLQTGHENPRPGEWRNDFLGRTYWYNSKEWPIPWYLNKKHNRRKFFYSPRVKHFIRLRIEQHLKKQARMKSLEKKKQLLLQKKFPHLAAQSQN, encoded by the exons ATGGCGGCTGCCCTTTGCCGGCGCTTCTTCAGCGCGGTGACGGTCTCGGGAGTCTTACAGGCCCCGCCAGGCGCCGGCCTTTCCGG ATTAACCTCGAACCTGCTCCATAAGAAAACTACAAAAGTAGAGCCCCTCTATCAGTGTAAGTTTCTCCATACTACTTTGTCACGGAGAGGACTGGAGGAGTTTTTTGATGACCCAAAAAACTGGGGAGAAACTGTAGTTAAATCTG GGGATGAGTGGCATGCAAAACACCTAAGAAACAAGAGTAATGAAGATTTGCACAAACTTTG GTATGTCCTATTGAAAGAGAAAAACATGCTTTTAACTCTAGAGCAAGAAGCAAAGCGACAAAGTTTACCTATGCCAAGTCCGGAACGATTAGAAAAG GTGGAAAAGTCTATGGGAAGAATAGACTTAGTTATTAAAGAAAGAGAAGTTGCTCTGCGGCTGTTACAAACAGGCCACGAAAACCCGCGACCTGGCGAGTGGAGAAATGACTTCTTAGGACGCACCTACTG GTACAATTCCAAAGAGTGGCCAATACCTTGGTAcctaaacaaaaaacacaacaggAGGAAATTCTTCTACTCGCCACGTGTGAAACATTTCATCAG ACTCAGAATAGAACAACACTTGAAAAAACAAGCAAGGATGAAAAgcttagaaaaaaagaaacagctcCTTTTACAAAAGAAATTCCCTCACCTTGCTGCACAATCACAGAATTAA